The proteins below come from a single Yamadazyma tenuis chromosome 5, complete sequence genomic window:
- the CDR1_1 gene encoding Multidrug resistance protein (EggNog:ENOG503NTZE; COG:Q): MCDNGKENNYQDSNSVHDFVGKSVDEADSIVEYQGFNDNASEHIRTLARTLTNQSQNASFAESSQDLIRYLSHMSQVPGVAPFDGVDPQLDPNSDEFNAKFWVKNLRKLLDSDPDYYKHSSLGIAYRDLRARGIATDSDYQPTVTNFLWKLSYELYNMVRKPDESRYFDILKPMDAIMKPGEVTVVLGRPGSGCSTLLKTIAAHDYGFKVSPESRISYNGMTPNDIKKHHRGDVIFSAETDVHFANLLVGDTLEFAARMRTPQNRGSVSREDYAKHMAAVYMATYGLSHTRFTRVGNDYVRGVSGGERKRVSIAEASLSGANIQCWDNATRGLDAATALEFIRALKTSATILDATPLIAIYQCSQDAYDLFDNVCVLYEGYQIFYGKGKVARKFFEDMGYICPQRQTTADFLTSITNPAERIIKPGFEDRVPRTSKDFETYWKNSPEYANLIAEIEEYMETSEKENHKQLFHEAHVAKQAKRVPAGSSYTVSFAMQTKYVMQRNILRLKGDPSISIFSIFMQAVMGLILSSVFYNLSQETDSFYYRGASIFFAVLFNAFSSLLEIMALFEARPIVEKHKQYALYRPAADALASIITELPTKFLMSMSFNVTFYFMVNLRRDAGRFFFYWLMGFSCTLVMSHIFRSIGAVSTSLPGAMTPASVLLLAMIIFTGFVIPTPKMLGWSRWINYINPVAYVFESLMDNEFSERIFKCYKTKFIPNGPDYSNIGSSNRVCSTTGSIAGQNFVNGTNYLSASYEYYNSHKWRNFGITVGFIIFFLGLYILLTELNKGAMQKGEIVLFLQGDLKKHKKARAAAAASKGQDLENNLNSEEKLGLQDEIAGEISEETDIEKKLVKNENIFHWKDLTYQVKIKTEDRVLLNHIDGWVKPGQLTALMGSSGAGKTTLLNCLSERLTSGVITDGSRMVNGHALDSSFQRSIGYAQQQDLHLETSTVRGALRFSAYLRQPAHVSKKEKDEYVEYCIDLLEMTPYADALVGVAGEGLNVEQRKRLTIGVELAAKPKLLLFLDEPTSGLDSQTAWSVCKLMRKLADHGQAILCTIHQPSAILLQEFDRLLFLQKGGQTVYFGGLGENCSTLTNYFEKYGADPCPPEANPAEWMLHVVGAAPGSHAKQDYFDVWRNSTEYAEVRKELEYMETELVKLPKDESADSHKTYAAGYLTQYLIVSQRVLQQHWRNPWYIYSKIFLVVSSSLFNGFSFFKADTSEQGLQNQMFAIFMSLIPLNTIIQQLLPFFVSARSLYEVRESPSRTYSWIAFIGAQITGEIPFNFAVGTLSFFCWYYPLGLYRNAEPTDTVHERGALVWLFLSFFYVYAGTLAQWAMSFNEIADNAANLAVMLFTVCLSFCGVLATADFFPGFWIFMYRANPITYLIQGVLSASLANTEVVCGAKELLHFDPPSGQTCGDYMSSYISTAGGNVINPSATEGCEFCTMKSTNDFLTSVSSIYSERWRNFGIFVAFVAINIIGTVFCYWLARRLDDHRNQPASLPIPQPPTVSINSSVLGDEPSSANLNPVSILETGRTSHRAQRRTSLSHSFGDGGLDPKDQRHLNVTVDAPMKVNASVRRKRRDTMNDNLEADLASPMTRHRTNDTTHSGDKERERRPSNSSIDSEANSHGSRSSQETEEDVCFPMLREHVRVNGIDFDEIDEFINEERDAAKIAQQQQQMINDRLNTYQGLRPTSKSSSSAMRQSTASLKYTPKNILKRTATAFTRGSKRTNDENCSIQPIPDLEKQHPSDSSTMNEYEPKATPCSDEFVSFADPRIVDSQSDDASPLPERFSFFTTNQGETIHAPDIPSLTEVDQSIREVFNNGEGTWWLDCTCPTDAEMKVLSKAFGLHPLTSEDIRVQESREKVELFRNYYFVCFHTFEPDKESEDYLEPINVYMVVFREGILSFHFSPVTHSANVRRRVRQLRDYVDVSADWICYAIIDNITDGFGPVITAIEYEADAIEDSVLVARETDFSTMLKRIGESRRKVMTLMRLLSGKADVIKMFAKRCQDEVYSLAHSQSQANLDNSNHYNSPSPAPVSTNVTAPLGFSHDGTGGISFGPNPGAPPNMVSPLQYQFQPSSANITQPRGEIALYLGDIQDHVVTMFQNLLAYEKIFSRSHANYLAQLQVESVNSNNNVTVMLSQVTLLGTLLLPLNVITGLFGMNVTVPGQATGQLRWFFGIVGVMVCIVTFFFIFARIWLKRLLNPAPMAHAPTSTRRSIRSLGLIRGKARSIASFPGYE; the protein is encoded by the exons ATGTGTGACAATGGAAAAGAGAATAACTACCAGGACTCCAACTCGGTCCATGACTTCGTAGGCAAGTCTGTCGATGAGGCTGACTCCATTGTTGAATACCAAGGGTTCAATGATAACGCCTCCGAACACATTCGTACTCTTGCCAGGACCCTCACCaaccaaagtcaaaatGCTTCTTTTGCTGAGTCATCCCAGGACTTGATCAGATATTTATCGCACATGTCGCAAGTGCCTGGAGTAGCACCATTCGATGGTGTGGACCCGCAATTGGACCCTAACAGCGATGAGTTCAATGCCAAATTTTgggtcaagaacttgagaaagttgttggataGTGACCCAGATTACTATAAGCACTCCAGCTTGGGAATTGCGTACAGGGACTTGCGTGCCCGTGGTATTGCTACCGATAGTGACTACCAGCCTACGGTGACCAACTTTTTGTGGAAACTCAGTTACGAGTTGTACAACATGGTCAGAAAACCCGATGAATCTCGTTActttgatattttgaaaCCTATGGATGCTATCATGAAACCGGGTGAGGTTACGGTCGTGTTGGGAAGACCGGGTTCTGGGTGTTCCACTCTTTTGAAGACCATTGCCGCTCATGACTACGGGTTCAAAGTGAGTCCTGAGTCTCGTATCTCCTACAATGGTATGACTCcgaatgatatcaagaagcaCCACAGAGGTGATGTGATTTTCTCCGCCGAAACTGATGTCCACTTCgccaacttgttggtgggtGATACTTTGGAGTTCGCTGCTAGAATGAGAACTCCTCAGAACAGAGGTCTGGTCCTGAGAGAAGACTATGCCAAACATATGGCTGCCGTCTACATGGCCACCTATGGATTGTCACATACCCGGTTTACTCGTGTCGGTAACGACTACGTGAGAGGtgtttctggtggtgaGAGAAAGAGAGTGTCGATTGCTGAGGCCTCTTTATCCGGTGCCAACATTCAGTGTTGGGATAACGCTACCAGAGGTTTGGATGCAGCTACGGCCTTGGAGTTTATCAGAGCCTTGAAGACCTCTGCTACAATCTTGGATGCCACACCTTTGATTGCTATTTACCAATGTTCTCAAGATGCTTACGATTTGTTTGACAATGTTTGTGTATTGTACGAAGGTTACCAGATTTTCTATGGTAAAGGTAAAGTCGCCAGAAAGTTTTTCGAGGACATGGGTTACATCTGTCCTCAAAGACAAACTACTGCTGATTTCTTGacttccatcaccaacccaGCTGAAAGAATCATCAAGCCTGGTTTCGAGGACAGAGTCCCCAGGACCTCCAAGGACTTTGAAACTTACTGGAAGAATTCTCCTGAATATGCCAACTTAATTGCCgaaattgaagagtatATGGAAACTAGTGAGAAGGAAAACCACAAGCAGCTTTTCCATGAGGCCCATGTCGCTAAACAGGCCAAGAGAGTGCCAGCCGGTTCATCTTATACTGTTTCATTTGCTATGCAGACCAAGTACGTTATGCAAAGAAATATCTTGAGACTTAAGGGTGATCCTTCCATTTCGATTTTCTCTATTTTCATGCAAGCTGTTATggggttgattttgtcgTCTGTTTTCTACAACTTGAGTCAGGAAACTGATTCTTTCTACTACAGAGGTGCTTCTATTTTCTTTGCTGTGTTGTTTAATGCCTTCTCATCGTTGTTGGAGATCATGGCTTTGTTCGAAGCCAGAcccattgttgaaaaacataAACAATATGCATTGTATAGGCCTGCTGCTGATGCACTTGCATCTATAATCACTGAACTTCCCACCAAATTTTTGATGTCGATGTCTTTCAACGTCACCTTCTACTTCATGGTGAACTTGAGGAGAGATGCCGGAAGATTTTTCTTCTACTGGCTAATGGGTTTTCTGTGCACCTTGGTGATGTCCCACATCTTTAGATCCATTGGTGCTGTTTCTACTTCCTTGCCTGGTGCTATGACTCCAGCCAGTGtcttgttgttggccatGATTATTTTCACTGGTTTTGTTATTCCTACTCCAAAAATGTTGGGATGGTCCAGGTGGATCAACTACATTAATCCAGTGGCTTATGTGTTTGAGTCCTTAATGGATAATGAGTTTTCCGaaagaatcttcaaatgTTATAAGACCAAGTTCATTCCAAATGGACCTGATTACTCCAATATCGGTAGTAGTAACCGAGTTTGTTCTACCACCGGTTCTATTGCTGGTCAAAATTTCGTTAACGGTACTAACTATTTGTCTGCGTCCTATGAATACTACAACTCTCATAAATGGAGAAACTTTGGTATTACCGTTGGcttcatcattttcttcttgggtcTCTACATCTTGTTAACTGAACTTAACAAGGGTGCCATGCAAAAGGGTGAAATTGTTTTGTTCTTACAAGGTGACTTAAAGAAACACAAGAAGGCCAGAGCTGCTGCCGCTGCCTCTAAGGGACAGGATCTTGAaaataacttgaactcagaagaaaagttgggaTTACAAGATGAAATTGCTGGTGAAATTAGCGAAGAAACTGACAttgagaagaaattggtcaagaacGAAAACATCTTCCATTGGAAAGACTTGACCTACCAGGTGAAGATTAAGACAGAAGATAGagtgttgttgaaccacATTGATGGTTGGGTTAAACCTGGTCAATTGACGGCCTTAATGGGTTCTTCTGGTGCTGGTAAGACTACACTTTTGAACTGTTTGTCAGAAAGACTTACATCCGGTGTTATCACTGATGGTTCCAGAATGGTCAACGGTCATGCCTTGgactcttcttttcaaagatctATTGGTTACgctcaacaacaagatttGCATTTGGAAACCTCTACTGTTAGAGGTGCCTTGAGATTTTCGGCTTACTTGAGACAACCAGCTCACGTTTCTaaaaaagaaaaggatGAATATGTTGAATACTGTATTgatttgttggaaatgACACCTTACGCTGATGCTTTGGTTGGTGTTGCTGGTGAAGGATTGaatgttgaacaaagaaagagattgaCTATTGGTGTTGAATTGGCTGCTAAACCAAAAttattgttgttcttggatgAACCAACTTCTGGTTTGGATTCTCAAACTGCCTGGTCTGTTTgtaagttgatgagaaaGTTGGCTGATCATGGCCAAGCTATCTTGTGTACCATTCACCAGCCTTCAGCCATTTTGTTACAAGAATTCGACAGATTGTTATTCTTACAAAAGGGTGGTCAAACTGTCTATTTTGGTGGCTTGGGTGAAAACTGTTCTACTTTAACCAActactttgaaaagtatgGTGCTGATCCTTGTCCTCCCGAAGCCAACCCAGCTGAATGGATGTTACACGTTGTCGGTGCTGCCCCTGGTTCTCATGCTAAACAAGATTACTTTGATGTTTGGAGAAACTCAACTGAGTATGCCGAAGTTAgaaaggaattggaataCATGGAAACggaattggtcaaattaCCAAAGGATGAAAGTGCAGATTCTCACAAGACATATGCTGCTGGATACCTCACCCAATACTTAATTGTGTCCCAGagagttcttcaacaacattgGAGAAACCCATGGTACATCtactccaagatctttttgGTTGTTTCATCGTCTCTTTTCAACGGgttttctttcttcaaggctGATACTTCTGAGCAAGGTTTGCAGAATCAAATGTTTGCTATTTTCATGTCGCTCATTCCTTTGAACACCATTATCCAACAGTTGTTGCCATTCTTCGTCAGTGCGAGATCTTTATACGAAGTTAGAGAGTCTCCATCTAGAACATACAGTTGGATTGCCTTCATTGGTGCTCAAATCACAGGAGAAATACCTTTCAACTTTGCCGTTGGTACCTTatccttcttctgttggtaCTATCCACTTGGCTTGTACCGTAACGCTGAACCCACTGATACTGTGCACGAAAGAGGAGCCTTGGTTTGGCTTTTCCTTTCGTTTTTCTATGTTTACGCTGGAACTCTTGCTCAATGGGCCATGTCTTTCAACGAGATTGCTGATAATGCTGCTAATTTGGCAGTCATGTTGTTTACTGTGTGTCTTAGCTTCTGTGGTGTGTTGGCCACCGCTGACTTCTTTCCAGGGTTTTGGATCTTCATGTACAGAGCTAACCCAATAACATATCTCATTCAAGGTGTTTTGTCAGCTAGTTTGGCCAATACTGAAGTTGTATGCGGAGCTAAGGAATTGTTGCACTTTGATCCACCATCTGGTCAAACCTGTGGTGACTACATGTCGAGCTACATTTCAACTGCTGGTGGTAACGTTATCAACCCTAGCGCCACTGAAGGATGTGAATTCTGTACCATGAAGTCCACCAATGACTTTTTGACATCGGTGAGCTCGATCTACTCAGAAAGATGGAGAAACTTTGGTATCTTTGTTGCTTTCGTtgccatcaacatcatcgGAACTGTGTTCTGTTACTGGTTGGCCAGA CGCTTGGACGACCACAGAAACCAGCCGGCATCATTACCCATTCCTCAGCCTCCCACTGTTTCTATCAACAGTAGCGTCTTAGGTGATGAACCTTCCTCTGCAAACTTGAACCCTGTGAGCATTCTCGAGACCGGGCGGACCAGCCATCGGGCGCAGAGAAGAACGTCTCTTTCACACTCGTTTGGCGATGGAGGCTTGGATCCTAAGGACCAAAGACACTTGAATGTGACTGTGGATGCTCCCATGAAGGTCAATGCGTCTGTCCggagaaaaagaagagacaCCATGAACGACAACTTGGAGGCCGACTTGGCTTCGCCCATGACGAGGCACAGAACAAACGACACGACCCATTCCGGCGATAAAGAGAGAGAGAGAAGACCTTCCAACTCGTCCATCGACAGTGAGGCCAATTCCCATGGATCTAGGTCATCTCAggaaactgaagaagatgtgTGTTTCCCCATGCTTCGGGAGCATGTTAGGGTCAACGGAATCGACTTTGACGAGATCGATGAGTTTATAAACGAAGAACGAGATGCTGCCAAAATTGCccagcaacagcagcagatgATCAACGACAGGCTCAACACGTATCAAGGTCTCCGGCCCACCTCAAAATCGTCTTCATCTGCCATGCGTCAGTCGACGGCATCGCTCAAGTATACTCCCaagaatatcttgaagagaACTGCTACAGCGTTTACCAGAGGTTCCAAGAGGACCAATGATGAAAACTGCTCCATCCAACCGATTCctgacttggaaaaacaGCACCCTTCAGATTCTTCCACTATGAATGAGTATGAACCGAAGGCCACTCCTTGTTCTGATGAGTTTGTGAGCTTTGCTGACCCCAGAATTGTGGATAGCCAGAGCGATGATGCCAGTCCTTTGCCAGAAAGattttccttcttcaccaccaaccaagGTGAAACCATCCACGCTCCTGACATCCCTTCCTTGACAGAAGTGGATCAGTCTATAAGAGAAGTGTTCAATAATGGTGAAGGAACATGGTGGTTGGACTGTACATGTCCAACAGATGCTGAAATGAAGGttctttcaaaagctttCGGACTTCACCCTTTGACATCGGAAGATATCAGAGTCCAGGAAAGTCGTGAAAAAGTCGAATTGTTCAGGAACTATTACTTTGTGTGTTTCCATACCTTTGAGCCAGATAAAGAGTCTGAAGATTACCTTGAGCCTATTAACGTGTACATGGTGGTATTCAGAGAAGGCATATTATCGTTCCACTTTTCTCCAGTTACTCATTCTGCAAATGTTAGAAGAAGAGTCCGTCAATTGAGAGATTACGTTGATGTAAGTGCAGACTGGATCTGTTACGCTATCATCGATAATATCACCGATGGTTTCGGTCCAGTGATCACTGCCATTGAATATGAAGCTGATGCTATTGAGGATTCGGTACTTGTTGCCAGAGAGACTGACTTTAGTACCATGTTAAAGAGGATTGGTGAGTCGAGAAGAAAAGTTATGACATTAATGAGGTTATTGTCTGGTAAAGCAGACGTCATTAAGATGTTTGCTAAAAGATGCCAGGACGAAGTATATTCGTTGGCACATTCCCAATCTCAggccaacttggataacAGCAACCACTATAATTCTCCTTCACCTGCTCCTGTATCTACGAATGTTACTGCCCCCCTTGGCTTTAGTCATGATGGAACTGGGGGTATCAGTTTTGGCCCAAATCCAGGTGCTCCTCCAAATATGGTATCGCCGCTTCAATACCAATTTCAGCCATCCAGTGCAAACATAACCCAACCAAGAGGTGAAATCGCATTATACTTGGGTGATATCCAGGATCACGTGGTTACCATGTTtcaaaacttgttggcaTACGAAAAAATCTTCAGTAGATCTCATGCCAACTACTTGGCTCAATTGCAAGTGGAATCggtcaactccaataaCAATGTCACCGTAATGTTATCTCAAGTCACCTTATTGGGAACCTTGTTACTTCCCTTGAACGTGATTACTGGTTTGTTCGGTATGAATGTCACCGTTCCAGGTCAAGCTACAGGTCAACTTCGTTGGTTCTTTGGTATCGTGGGAGTGATGGTTTGCATCGTAACGTTTTTCTTCATATTTGCAAGAATCTGGTTGAAGAGACTTTTGAATCCTGCACCGATGGCCCATgctccaacttcaaccagAAGGTCTATAAGAAGCCTTGGGCTCATAAGAGGAAAGGCGAGGTCAATCGCAAGTTTCCCTGGATACGAATAG